The Caulobacter vibrioides sequence GGAGCTGTCTCAAGCTCTAGCATGGCGCTCAGCTCTGTTCGGCGATGCAGACCCCGAGAGAATTGGCCGCGAGGCCGCCGACGTCGCCAACTTCGCCATGATGATCGCCGACGTGCGCGGCGCGCTGGGGACGGAGGCGCGGCCGTGAAGGATTTCACCCCCACCAAGGAAACCATCAGCCTTCACGGGCTAGGGTTCATCCAGCTCATCCTGGGCGGGAACCAACGGCTGCACGTCTGGCATCCGGATCTACCACGCCGCGATTGCTATGAGCACTCAGCGATCCACAATCACCGCTTCGGCTTCGTATCACGCGTCCTGAAGGGCACTCAGGTCAATCAGCGCGTCGACCTGGAGATTGTGAAGCCGGAGACAGGCTCGCACGTCCTGATCAGCCACAACGGCCCGCGTAGCGACAAGGGCGGGCGGCTTAGCTACCCGGTCGCCGACGTCAACGTCAGCCCCCGCGCGCCCGAGTTCTACGAGGCGGGCGCCGAGTACGTCATGCCGCCCATGGAATACCACCAAACGCCATGCGAAGGCGTTGTGGTCACGCTCATGCAGAAGACCGTGGAGACGTCGTTACACGCTAACAGCGTCTGCCGTCGCGGTGTCGATTTCCACTACGACTTCGACCGCTTCCAGCTCTCGCCGAGCGAGCTTTTCGCCTACGTGGTCGACGCGCTGGGATCGGAGGTGCGCCCGTGACCCCGAAGCCGCAGCCGCCGAACGACAAGCACGAGGCCCTGTATCAGGAACTCGTCGCCGTCATGCGCAAGTACGAGCTTTCGCAGGTAGAGATCCTTGCGGTCGTCGCCAACATCACCGGCAAGTGCTTGGCCTTTCAGGACCAGACCAAGGGCACGGCCGACGACTACATGCAGATCGTCATCGCCAACCTTGAAGAAGGCAATCGCCAGGCACTCGACGGACTGCTCAACCCGATCGGGAGGGCGTGATGAGCAAAAAGTACGCTCACGACCTAGCGAGGATCGACGAAGCCCTCTCGCCGCATGTCTGCAAAGCTCGCAACGCCCGCGCCTTTGACTTCCGCACCCCAGGCAAGGGCGGAACCTACGCTTTCAGTCTGACCTGGACCCCGGGTTCGCTATCCCTGGCCGGCGACTGCGGCGAGCTGACCATGACGCACTACTCGGCGCTTTGGACGCTCGAGGAAGGGCTTCGTTGGGCGGCTACCAGCGACATCCACTACTTGCTCGGCAAGACGCGCCTTAAAGAGACTTTCGACCGCGACGCCACCATCCGCGACATTATCAAGATGGCCAACGAGGGCGCGGTAGACTCGCGCAAGCGCCTGCGGGATGAGCTGCGTGGGTGGCGGCGAGAGCGGCCCGACCCCTACGGCTGGTATGATCCCGCGACAGAGTTTGACTACGTCGACTGGCTGAACGATCGACCGACTCAAAACTCCGTCTGGACGACCTATGTGCGGGCGCAATCTCGGTACGAGTACAAGGACCAGGAAGAGCGCGTCGTGGTCGCCGATGGGTGGGAGCTGTGGAACGACATCCGTCGGGGCTTGGGAGAACGGGATGTCGCCTGCATTCACACGTCCAAGGGTCTAGAACATCTGACCGAGCTGCTGCAAAACGAGATAGAGACAGAGCATCATGCCTACGAATTTTGCTACGGCAAACTCGGCTGGGATGACTATCACCCCTGCTACGCGTGGCGCTTTCACGACCTGCTCCAGGTCGAGTGCATTCGGCGCGGCGCGAAGATGGCTCTTGAGCAGTTGGACGCCGACCCGCCCTTCATCCCTTACGCTTGGCGCCCCGCCCTAGCCGACGATATGGCCGCGTTCCCCCGTGCCTTCGGTGAACGCTACAGCTCCGTACTAGCGAGGGCAGCATGACCCGCGAAGCCCTTCTGGCGCGCATACGCGCACTCGCACACCGCCCCGCGCTGCCGAGCGACGGCAAATGACACCTCAACCCCTACCCACCGTCGCCTTGTCGATCCTTCAGCCGTGGGCCTGGCTCATCGTCAACGGCTACAAGGACATCGAGAACCGCACCTGGCGGACGCATCGGCGCGGGCCGATCCTGGTCCACACCGGCAAGGGCTTTGACAGCGATGCTCACCAGGACATGCTCCAGGGCGTCCACCCCTGCTACGACCTTGGCCATCTGAAGGCGGACGTTCATGACGCCTACCGCCTCGCTTGGGAAGCCGGCGAAATCCATCGCGGCGGAATAGTCGGCGGATGCAGGATCACCGGCTGCGTCACGGATCACCCGAGCTGGTGGTTCGCAGGCCCGTTCGGTTTCACACTCGCCGATCAGATGCCCCTGCCGTTCATGCCCCTCAGCGGCGCGCGCGGGTTCTTCCCGGCGACCTACATTCCACCGGCGAACTGCTAATGGCCGCCGCGCGCCAGCACCAGGACCCTCAGCGCACGCCGCAAGGCGCAGCGCTCGACCCTGCGTTGGTGCGCCTAATCGAAGCCCTTGCCCAGGCCGATGCAGATCGCGACTATGCCGCCGCTCAGCAGCGCA is a genomic window containing:
- a CDS encoding ASCH domain-containing protein, translated to MTPQPLPTVALSILQPWAWLIVNGYKDIENRTWRTHRRGPILVHTGKGFDSDAHQDMLQGVHPCYDLGHLKADVHDAYRLAWEAGEIHRGGIVGGCRITGCVTDHPSWWFAGPFGFTLADQMPLPFMPLSGARGFFPATYIPPANC